The following nucleotide sequence is from Sulfurospirillum arsenophilum NBRC 109478.
GAGAGAAATTCTTTGAAATCGTTGATGCGCTTAAAAAAGAGAAAATTATCAAATCAACCTTAGAATTAGTTCTTCAAACAAGTTCAACCAAAATTACAGCTCTTGAAAAAGTAGATGCGGAAGATTGGTTTACGGTGAGTAAAGTGATTGAGCATGATGAAGCGGGTGAAATGGGTGTGTTTGAAGTAGCAGGAGACTCGTTTAAAATCCTTAAAGCGACGAAATGTAAATGTCCACGTTGTTGGAAATACCGTGCAAAAAGCGAAGAAGAACTTTGCCACAGATGTAATGAGGCATTAAATGGTTGATTTTAGCGCTCCTATTGAGCTTAGTTTTATTTTTGAAACGGTCGGTGCCATTTTTGGTGTTATCGGCATATGTGTCTATTTAGTAAATGTTAAAACGAAGAAATTAAAGGAGAGGCGTTGATAACCTTAAAAGAGGCATTGAAACTTCCCAAAGAAGAAATAGAAGCATTTAGAAGTGATTTAAAGAAAAAAATTGAAGCGACAAAAAGTTTGGGTGCCTATGTTGAACAGCTTACATGTAAACCTTTATGTGAGTATGGCGCAGGTATTCCGATTGCGATTAAAGATAATATTCAAGTAAACGGCTGGGAAGTTACCAGTGGATCAAACATTCTTCAAGGGTATGTTGCACCTTACAATGCTACGGTAATTGATAATATGCTTCGTCATGGACTCTCTCCATTTGGTCGTACCAACATGGATGAATTTGCGATGGGAAGCTCAACCGAATCATCCTTTTATGGTAAAACACTCAACCCACACAATCCAAAATGTGTCCCCGGTGGAAGTAGTGGTGGTAGTGCTGCTGCGGTTGCAGGTGGCATTGCCATAGCAGCCCTTGGTAGTGATACGGGTGGAAGTATTCGCCAGCCAGCCGCCTTTTGCGGATGCGTGGGACTTAAGCCAACCTATGGAAAAGTAAGTCGTTACGGTTTGGGTGCGTATTCAAGTTCACTCGATCAAATTGGACCGATTACCCAAAATGTTGAAGATGCGGCAATTTTATATGACATCATTGCAGGGCATGAGCCAAAAGACTCCACCAGTGCAAACATGGCACACCAAAGTGTAGCAGATAAGCTCAATGCAGATCGTAAGATGACGATTGCCGTTATTGAAAACTATCTAAACGAAGCCAGCCCAGAAGTGCGCGAGCGTATGATGGATGGAATTCGTGCATTGGAAAAAGCGGGGCATAAAATTATTTATCGTAATTTTATCAACTCCAAATATGACATCGCGACTTATTATGTGATTGCCACCGCAGAAGCGAGTGCGAACTTGAGCCGTTATGATGGTGTTCGTTATGGTAATCGTGGAAGCAATGAAAACCTCAAAGAGATGTTTATTCAAAGCCGAAGCCTTGGTTTTGGTGAGGAAGTAAAACGAAGAATTCTTTTGGGGACATTCGTTCTAAGCAGTGGTTATTACGATGCGTATTACATCAAAGCGCAAAAAGCGCGTCATTTTATCAAAGCACAGTATGAAGCAATTTTTAAAGAGGCGGATCTGATCTTTATGCCAGTGACTCCAACGAGTGCGTTTGAGTTTGGTTCAAAAGCAGATCCATTAGAGATGTATTTGAGTGATATTTATACTATTTCACTCAACTTAGCAGGGCTTCCAGGTATCTCCGTTCCTCTTGGTATGGACAGCAAAGGGCTTCCTGTTGGAGGACAACTTATTGGTCAAGCGTATGGTGAGCAAGCACTTTTGGATGGAGCGCTTAGCTTAGAGAGAGAATTAGGGTTATAGGAGAAACACATGAAAATTAGAAAAAGAGCATTGACATTTGAAGATGTACTATTAGTACCAAAATATTCAGAGATTTTACCTAAAGAGGTAGATATCAAAACACAACTTACCAAAAATATTACACTGAATATCCCTTTAGTATCTGCGGCAATGGATACCGTTACAGAGCACCGTGCTGCGATTATGATGGCAAGATTAGGTGGTATTGGTATTATCCATAAAAACATGGACGTTGAATCTCAAGTACGTGAAATTAAACGTGTGAAAAAAAGTGAAAGTGGCATTATCATCGATCCTGTTTCCATTAAAGCAACAGCTACCCTTAAAGAAGCCCTTACTATTATGTCAGAGTACCGCATTTCTGGTGTTCCTGTTATTGATGACAATGACATCTTGATTGGTATTTTAACCAATCGTGACCTTCGTTTTGAAAATGACTATAGCAAAAATGTGGAAGAGTTAATGACCAAAATGCCTTTGATTACCGTCAAAAAAGGAACCACTTTAGATGACGCAGAGGCAATTTTTAGAACCAATAAAGTTGAGAAACTTCCTATTGTAGATGAAAATAATAAACTTGCAGGTCTTATTACGATTAAAGATCTTAAAAAACGCCAAGAGTATCCTCATGCCAATAAAGATGAATTTGGAAGACTTCGCGTTGGTGCTGCCATTGGTGTAGGTCAGCTGGATCGTGCTCGTGCTTTAGAAGAGGCAGGTGTGGATGTATTGGTTCTTGACTCTGCTCATGGACATTCAAAAGGTATTATTGATACGGTTAAACTTATTAAAAAAGAGCTTAAAGTTGACATTATTGCAGGAAATATTGCGACGGCAGAAGCGGCTCTTGCGCTCGTTGAAGCGGGTGTTGATGGCATTAAAGTAGGCATTGGACCAGGAAGTATTTGTACGACTCGTATCGTTTCAGGTGTGGGTGTACCTCAAATGTCAGCCATTGAGGAGTGCTCTGATGTAGGCCGTAAATATGGCGTTCCTGTCATT
It contains:
- the gatA gene encoding Asp-tRNA(Asn)/Glu-tRNA(Gln) amidotransferase subunit GatA, encoding MITLKEALKLPKEEIEAFRSDLKKKIEATKSLGAYVEQLTCKPLCEYGAGIPIAIKDNIQVNGWEVTSGSNILQGYVAPYNATVIDNMLRHGLSPFGRTNMDEFAMGSSTESSFYGKTLNPHNPKCVPGGSSGGSAAAVAGGIAIAALGSDTGGSIRQPAAFCGCVGLKPTYGKVSRYGLGAYSSSLDQIGPITQNVEDAAILYDIIAGHEPKDSTSANMAHQSVADKLNADRKMTIAVIENYLNEASPEVRERMMDGIRALEKAGHKIIYRNFINSKYDIATYYVIATAEASANLSRYDGVRYGNRGSNENLKEMFIQSRSLGFGEEVKRRILLGTFVLSSGYYDAYYIKAQKARHFIKAQYEAIFKEADLIFMPVTPTSAFEFGSKADPLEMYLSDIYTISLNLAGLPGISVPLGMDSKGLPVGGQLIGQAYGEQALLDGALSLERELGL
- the guaB gene encoding IMP dehydrogenase, which codes for MKIRKRALTFEDVLLVPKYSEILPKEVDIKTQLTKNITLNIPLVSAAMDTVTEHRAAIMMARLGGIGIIHKNMDVESQVREIKRVKKSESGIIIDPVSIKATATLKEALTIMSEYRISGVPVIDDNDILIGILTNRDLRFENDYSKNVEELMTKMPLITVKKGTTLDDAEAIFRTNKVEKLPIVDENNKLAGLITIKDLKKRQEYPHANKDEFGRLRVGAAIGVGQLDRARALEEAGVDVLVLDSAHGHSKGIIDTVKLIKKELKVDIIAGNIATAEAALALVEAGVDGIKVGIGPGSICTTRIVSGVGVPQMSAIEECSDVGRKYGVPVIADGGIKYSGDFAKALAAGAQSVMVGSLLAGTDESPGEFITYQGRQYKTYRGMGSIGAMTKGSSDRYFQEGTAADKLVPEGIEGRVPHAGSIRDVIFQMVGGLRSSMGYVGARDIIDYQEKAEFVEITSAGLKESHVHDVIITHEAPNYRVN